Genomic DNA from Lactuca sativa cultivar Salinas chromosome 8, Lsat_Salinas_v11, whole genome shotgun sequence:
TTTCTTGTTCTCTActagctagaaaaccctaatttcttttgTACATGTTGTGTAAATGCAGGCTATCATATACACGGGAAATGTGCTAGCATTATACATGACTAAACCTACAGGATTCAAGTACAAGAGTGGAATGTACCTCTTTGTACAATGTCCAAGAATATCACGTTTTGAATGGTAAGTGTCAATTAGATTCATATAGGATAAAATCCAACATATATAGAGACAGATGAGACTGCAACCATGCTACTTGGATCTTGAATTGACAAAAATGAATTATTCATAAATGTGGATTTACTATATATGACAGGCATCCGTTCACTATCACTTCTGCACCTGGAGATGACTACTTAAGTGTGCATATTCGTACTTTGGGAGACTGGACAAAAGCACTTAGAGAAGAATTCGCAAAGGTCAAACAATGTGTTAATATATACATCTCCATTCACTTCTACCTCTTCATCAACTGCATGTTCTCTCTTAATCTGAATTCTAAAACACAGAAATGCAGGCCAGCTGTGAGGCTCAGCAGAAGAACAGTGTAGAAGGAAATCTTGTCAGAATCGAAACTAATGCCAAAGAATCACAAGTAAAGTGAGTTCCATAAAAAACTAAGGCTAAATCACCCACTTTTAcataaatttattttaattttcacTTTTTGTTTTGGTAGGTATCCTAAAATCTACattaaaggaccttatggagcACCAGCTCAACATTATAGGAATTACCAAGTCCTGTTACTTATTGGCTTGGGTATTGGAGCCACTCCATTCATCAGTATTTTAAACGACCTCCTACACCACCTAAAACAATCGGTAAGTAAAAAATAGCTATTGAAAAGGAAACAttttagataataaaaaaaaaatttgagagTACACTTGTTTTAACTGCAGAGATTGGGGGATTTTAATCTGAATAAAAGAGCTTACTTTTATTGGGTAACAAGGGAGCAAGGCTCTTTCGAATGGTTCAAAGGTGTAATGGATGATATTGCAGAAAATGATCACAATGTGGGTCATTAACCTTAACTTttagtattttatgtttttcgTTATCAGTGCATACCATTTCATTTAATTAATAGGTCATGTATGTGAATTATTGCAGAACATAATTGAAATGCATAACTACCTAACGAGTGTGTATGAACAAGGTGACGTGAGATCTGCACTTATTTCTATGGTGCAGTCTCTGCAACTTGCTAAAGATGGAGTTGATGTTGTCTCTCAGAGTAAGGTATAAACTTTCTTGAAATATATGATGACTTAAAACTTAATCTGTTCTTTATTTTCAAGGATTTATTTTCTAACAACAAACAAATCACGGCAGATTAAAACACATTTTGCAAGACCTAACTGGAGAAAGGTATTCCAGACCTTGGCAACTACGCATAAAGGTTCTAAAATAGGTAAAGCATCACACTCATTACTACTATCTTTTCTAATATTGATTATTATAATGGTTATATATTTGGTTCTAGTGTCGGGCTCTATTGGGAAAATGGTCTCATAGATTCTCAATAATGCGTCCAATGAAAAGAAAAAGAACTTGAATGtcgaaaactagagaaaaactagTCTTCAGAGAGAAAAATTCACTATCAGATAAATTATTACAATCACATAGACTAATCTCTCAAACCAGCCCCAAATTACACCCACACCCTCCAAAGATTCAACTCACACCTTTCTAAACCATGAggcaagagaagaaagaatgaaaCAAACAAATACTTAAAACCATATTTGAGAGCAGCACCACTCcacctttttataaaaattccaTATTAAATATTAGCCAACAAATCTCAATAAATCTACGTTGTATGTGCTTATCATCATTTTACAATTTCCGTTTCCATCGAATTGCAGGTGTTTTCTATTGCGGGGCCCGGGCACTTACAAAACAACTAAGAAATCTCTGCAAAGAATTTAGCCTAACAAACACGACTCGCTTTCATTTCCACAAGGAGAATTTCTAAAAAAAGACGAAAAAAATGTACCAACAGTTTTCGCTATGACATGAGATCATTTGTAGATCTGCAGGTCTCTATCAAAGTTCTAATGACAGCGGGATTAATTGCTATTTTTTGAGAACAAGAGCTTTTGTTATATATAGAGACTGGTAGCAGATCTTTGTGCTGCTGTTGGAGAATTGTTGCATGTTTGGGCAACCTTGTTTTGTGTAGCTTAATCAAATCTGCCTCTTCTCCTGATCCcgaaagataaaataaaataatgaggaTCTATGCTTAGTTTAGTTTATCAGGCAATGATTTGTATCGTCTCATAAAATCCCTCAAccttgagtttaactttttaattgGTTAATTTACACTGTTATGGCAATTCAGGTATAGTGATTGAGGTATGCAAATGAAAAAGGTATACCAATGAACTAAATTCCTTTTGCATAACGGCATTACAAATTCACCATCAAAACAGCATAGAACTAAACCAATTTCTCACAATTGAAAATAATTCTTCAATCAGTAACGAACTAACAATTtaacaacaaaaataacaataaataccTAATTTTCAGACCCAATCATCAGCTTCGAACTTCAACATCATTGTTGTTGATACTCCTCAAGCTACCCCTTCTCGCTTTTCTTAAATACATTCATTGAGGTATACGAGCTGGTAAAACGCCGGAGTCGGAGATGGTTGTAAAGGTAAGTAGACGCCGACTAAAAACTGCATTCTCGGAGGTGAACAGTTTCCCAAATCCCAATTGGCATTAATTTATACTTTGTTGTGAATTACTTATCAACTGAAGTTTACAAATTGCCCCTATAATATTTGTCAATGTGTACATGCAGTCCCTCGATaaaataaatgaattgaaatgtGACCACTCTGCCATGTCAACCTCTCATTAAttttgacatttgtcattttatggtaattttgaaataaatattatccacttgtcaatttttagtttatttcaatttttaaaattaaagtcatatatttatatatgtaaagtattaaatatatatatatatatatatatatatatatatatatatgatattaaattgcaataaatatgtatcttctttattttaaagttatacattaaaaaatattttatgtttacactttaatgtttaatcttttttttaaatcaatctgtgtaatacacgggtttcacacctagtttatttatttaataaaaagatAATGACATAAAAAgctaatatattttttgatttttacatatttaggaaaaaataatttaataggataatatatttattattttgtacacatttagtccttattatttttgtgcatatttagtgtttaatatttttttttcaaaacaagttatttttgtttttgtacccattcagtacttatgaatgatttttttgggtttttctcacgacatcttacgtgggacaatccattgatgaggtgtttgggttgttgatgtttatgttcATCACGATCTCGACTGTTTGGCTGCGTAGGTCTTGTGGTTTGGCTTAGGTCTTGTGTTTTGAACGTCGTAACTTCTTTATACAATAtcagattttaacgatctttatattcaTGTGTTCGATTttttagtctactacaactttcgttaagattacTCCTATTAAAAtgcaatatatttttacttacgattttataccaaaataataataataataataataataataataataataataataataataataataataattcataCATGCATTCTTAAAAAACGTATGGATATAGagatcgtaagtaaaaatatattactttttaacgggagtaatctaaaaaaaaaattgtacatTTTAACAAGTTGAATGGGTGAATGtgaacgaaaaaaaaaaactaattgactaaatgtgtacaaatcgattTGTACATATTTGGCCATTGAGTTTTTTTTGTCCACATTGACCCcatcaacttgttaaactgtaaacATTCAGTCTTTATGACCGGTTACTTCAGGTTAGCCAGGAAAAATTGCTTAATAGGGTAATACATTTcttattttgtacacatttagtccttaatatttttgtacacctttagtccttaatattgttttttcaaaataagtcttttattttatttttttgtactcaagtatttatgaatgatttttttagttttttctcgcgacatcttacgtgggacaatcattaatgagCTGTTTGCGTTGTTGATGCTTATGTTCATCACGATCTCAACTATTTTGTTGAGTAGGTCTTGTGTTCTAAATGTCAAAACTTCTTCATACAATAtcagattttaacgatctttatatacatgcattcataaaaaaaacgtatggatataaagatcataagtaaaaatatattactttttaacaggggtaatctaaacaaaagttgtagtaaacTAAAATACAAATGCAAGGATATAACGATCATTAAAATTTgagatcatatgaagaagttatgacgttcATAACATATGACCTAAACAACCAAGTAGTCGAGATCGCGATGGACATAAACATGAAAAGCCCTAAAACACCTTATTAATGATTGTctcacgtaagatgtcgtgagaaaaatctAAAGAAAGCATTCATAAGTACGAATGAGTACAAAagcaaaaatgacttattttgcaacaaaaaaaatattaaagactaaatgtgtacaaaaatattaaggactaaatgtgtacaaaataagaaatatataaaattattaagtcatttttatcgGCTAACTTAGAGTAGCAGGTAAGGATGAACATATGGatcggggaaccggccggaaccggtcgGGCGGGACCAGGACGATattcttgtggatttttggaaccaggAACCGGAACCAACCAGaactagggatgtcaacgggaccAAACGGGAGCGGAAATAGCTGCCCCCGCCCCCGCTCCTGAAATCAGTTGTTACCCCCGCCCCCGGATCCCCCGTTTACATAGTCCCTGTTACCTCCATCACCCCCGATCTTGCCCCCGTTCCCCCGGTTTATAAgcttaaaattcgattttttttttttttttgctaaaaaactGCTTTGTTTTAggctaaaaaaaactatttttaataactttaaaaacttaaaacctaatgttttagaaactaaaaaattaaaaatccaacattACAAAACGACAATTCCAACAAtcttacaaatataaaatacgacaaatccaacattacaaatataaaatacttacatgTCCAAACATATATGATCAATTCGCTACATCTTCAACATCCATTAATTGGAAACGGAAAAGTGAAACCTACACTAAACCTAAAATTAGAAAATCtattttgtatatgtattttatattaaatatatattttttacataaATGTATAGTCGGGCGCCCACAGGAGTACGGGACAGAAATACCGACTCCCGACCCTAGTCCCAAAAATAAATGGGGTTTAATTCTTCCCCCGCCCCATTCCCGCTCCcggtttttttaaaaattttatccCGTACGATATCGGGGTCCCGCGGGAGTGGGGTCCTACGGgggtttttgacatccctaaCCGGAACCGGTAAAACCAGCAAAAACCGGAACCTTATGTTGCTATTTTTCaaggaccggttccaacattttaaGACACAACAAGAACCGGAACCAGTAGAACCAACGGTCCGATTCAGTTCCTAGTTTTCACAAAGTTCGGTTCACGGGCCGGTTCCAGCCGGGTCGGTTCTTTTGTTCATCCCTAGTAGCAGGTCATAAAGATTAAatatgtacagtttaacaagatgaatgataaaaaaaaaaaaaaaaaaaaaaaaaatgtgtatTATTACCCTTTTAATCATTATACCTTAAAAATGTTAACCGCTTCATTGCCGGTAATTCTTCGAAGGTCAAAACAACTCAAAACCATCATTCTCGCCGCCCCCGGCCTAGTGGCGGCAATGACAGTGTAGTGGCTAGAGCACAGGTGTGAACGTATTTCATGGTAATATTGTAAGGATATGGTGATAAGCAAAATAAGTGGAGCCTATATTTTTTGATCGGTAATTACAAATTTCTTAACGAATCTCTGATTGTCTCCCTCACAATGTCCGAAAATCACTCACTCGCCCATGCATACCCCTTTTTTGCAAATATTCTATTACCCAGTTGTCGCAAATTATTACCTCTAGCAATGGGTATGCCGCCCAATCACCACCACGTTAATGGCACCCTCCTCCACCCCACACCGCCACCCTTCTAACCGCCCTACCATCCGCACCTCCGTCTCCTGGCTCCTCCTTTCCTTGTTCTTCGTCTACATCCTCTACTATTCCACCGTCCTCTTCGAACCCGCCCCCACCGCCACCAACTCCGGCAACCACTTCTCAACCACCGAAAACCTCAATAGCAACACCACCACATCTGAATCTGTACTCCGGTTTGACACCGAACTCAAACACATCGCGTTCGGCATCGCCGCCTCTTCCCGGTTATGGCGGTCCCGGAAAGAGTACCTCAAGCTATGGTGGCGGCGGGGGGAGACCAGAGGTGTTGTTTGGTTAGACAAACGTGTAAAAACCACAGAAAACGAAAACCTACCGGACATCCACATCTCCGGCGACACCTCAAAGTTTCCGTACACAAACCCAGATGGTTTCAGATCCGCGATACGTATTTCCAGAGTGGTGTCGGAGACGCTCCGGTTGGGTATGGAGAATGTACGGTGGTTTGTGATGGGAGACGACGACACTGTATTCGTCGTTGAAAACCTAGTGAGAATTTTATCTAAATACGACCATAATCAATTTTATTACATCGGAACGACGTCAGAAagtcatttccaaaacatattgtTTTCATATGGGATGGCGTATGGCGGCGGTGGGTTCGCCATCAGCTACCCATTGGCGGTGGAGTTAGAAAAGATGCAGGACAGATGTCTTCAAAGATACCCTGGGTACTACGGGAGTGACGACAGAATGCACGCGTGTATGGCTGAACTAAATATCCCACTCACAAAAGAACCCGGATTCCACCAGGTTGGTCTTATAAATTCTTAAAAGTTAAAACTTAAATCTCTGGAATTActtattccattctggaattacTGATTCCATTCCAATGTGCAGTATGATGTGCATGGGAATCTATTAGGTCTATTATCAGCGCACCCAGTAACACCATTAGTCTCACTCCACCACCTCGATTTTGTCGACCCGATATTCCCGGGAATGCCGAGACCCCTAGGAATCAAACATTTACTGGAATCAGCAAAATTCGATTCCGCTAGTGTCATACAGCAATCCATTTGCTATGAGAAGAAAAGGGAATGGTCGATTCTGGTGTCATGGGGTTTTGCAGTTCAAATTGTAAGGGGGATTCTATCACCTAGAGAGCTTGAAACACCTACTCGCACGTTTCTAAATTGGCACAAAAAGCTTGATTATACAGCTTATGCGTTCAATACTAGGCCATTTGCAAGGAACCCATGTCAGAAGCCTTTTGTTTATTACATGAGTTCAACGAGGTATGATAAAGAAAGGGGGAGAATAATTGGGATTTATACTCTTCATAAAGAGCGTTACCCTTTTTGTAAATGGAAAATGGAATCCCCTGAAACGATTGATACTATTGTGGTGTTAAAGAAGGAAGATAGTCTTCGTTGGACAAGGGTACGTCTTTTTCTGTTTTCTCATCCTTTTTTCATTATCTTTCATTTCAAATTCAATAAGTTCTATTTTATTTATGTTGCAGGCTCCAAGAAAGGATTGTTGTAGAGTCTTGCCAGCTAATAAGAAAGGGATTTTATATTTGTGGGTTGGTAATTGTCATGAAAATGAGGTTGTTGAGTTGTAGACTATTTACAAGGGGTGCCCTAGTTTTCTAGAAACGTATTCATCAGCAGACTATGAAAAGAAATATTGATTGATCAATGTAGGAATATTTTAGAAAATTTATCTTTCTCATTTCGTGTGTAAACTTTAGATCAAACTTTGTATTATACCTACGATAACAAATGCTGCATCTGCAGTTGATATACTCATTATACCCTTGGGCTGTCTTATTCAATGCTAAGGTATAACCACATGGAGTTATCTTCTATTTCTTCTTCTATGTATACTACTACTTTAGTCTAATTGTAGTAGAAAATGGATAAAAGGAAATGAGTAGTGGTTGAACAGTTTTCCCATACAAGACTTATGTGAAAAGCTGGAGGAGGATCCTTTACCTTGACCATCATTTTTCTAATACACTATGGTGCATCTTCATTGCTTATGCCTGGATATGAGATTGCATCATGGGAAACTGTATATGATGCTTCTAGCTCATGTGGATCTGATAACAACTTGTTAGGTTCACGAGAATCAGAGAATGAGGCACTTGGATCATGTGAAACTGACAATGGAGGTTTTAGCTCATGAGACACTGGAAATGAGGCATGTGGCTCATGAGAAGCTGTTAATGGTGCATTGTGATCATGAGAATCCAAGAATGACACATGGGGCTGATGAAGAACAGCTAATGAGGCGTATGGTCCATTCGAAAGTGACAAGAAACCATCTGGTGGACTTTCTAATGCCAACACAGTAAGATCAACATCTGTTTCTGCATTCTTTTGCTTCGGCTTCTTGGTTCTTGGGACAAAATGAGTTCTCCCATCTTTGGTTTCCAACTCCACTaacaaaaacaagtaataaacATCAGATGTATAGATATTTGATTTGAACAATTTAGATAAGAAACACTACAACAggaaattttcaaaataactttcatAGCACAAAGCATCATTAGAATTGTTTCGAATTGACCACACATAttatccacagttctagataacaACAAACAGATTATAACTCACTCCAGTGTTTAGCACCTAGAACTTTCTCATCATTAACATATGGTCACAGTTTCCTAGGGTTTTGAAATCGTTGTATAATCAAATTGATCTCCGCATTTGCCATTATTTAATATTACAACAATCAATTAGTCATTATCAGGACCGAATTTCCTCAACAAATAAACTATAGTGAAATGTAACACAGACATAGTGATAGATAGATTACATCAACAACGATAATTAAGAGGAAGAAAAATAAACCGAGATTTAAAATTACGATTGATGTTAAGGTAATAAAAGGATACAGAGATAAGATAGAGATACCGGAAGTACTGAAGCACCAGAGGATGAAGAAGCACAGCATAACGACAAGAGGAATGAGATGAATCCGTTTGTATTTAACTACTGATCTCGTGCTCCAGCTCTGACTCTCTCTCCGGCCAATGGTGGAAGCAGGATTGTAGATGGGAAGCTCGCCGGTGATGTCCGTCACAGACATCGACCTCTTCCGCCATGATCGCTTGGGCATCTGAAAATGCTGCATCCAATAAAGAGTAGGGTTTCGATCGGAGGTCTGTGGGTGAGTGAATGAGTGTGTGTTTTGATTTGATTTCAGCAAATCGATGGAGACCAAATTAAAGTTTTGGTTATCGCCTCTTAACGTTTTTAGGCGCCAAAAATCATTGCACGTGCTAACCACGAGACAAGTGAGAGCGAACAAGTCGAACCGGGTGAAAAGTGTAAATCGAACCCGGCTCCGTTTGTCTTGACTCGAAATTTAATATGACCCACTAACTATAACGTGTATACAAGTTTTTCACACAAAAAGAATGATCTATTTTGTTTCGATTATTTAACCTCACTAATTTGATAACAAAAGTGtccatatgtttctcttattAATTTAGATATTTATTATATACTAGGTTTCAACCCTAAGAAACCACGGTAAAAATATTTGTAAAAATATAGGTAAAGTAAGATGCTAATTTGATAAACAAACAAAAGTATGTAGCTATATTTTGCATTTTCTACTTTATTGGGCTAAATGTAATCAATAGGATCTAACTAAAATGAGGAATTAATAGATAATATAGTGGTATTTTAGCTAACCATTGAGAATGTTAGAAATTTGGGTGTAGAAAGGCTTGGAAATTCTGATAATTGTGATAAtcactttcaaatcgaagtatttggtggtactcccaaatcctcaattggataagactcagagagACAAGAACCGAGAATGTTTGATGATATTTTCGTGTGTACCAGAAAATGAGACCAAAACCAACTTTAATatctttgtctgaaaactgtcatatgacagttatAAACtgtcataaaaccataaaaactATCATAAAAACGGATATATGGATAAGGGTCAAACCAATGGTCAATTATCTGAAAAATCAattttctgatgcatttttaatataataacatACCCTATAAAAAAATTATGCGCTGACCTGGCAGCTcgatcccagccaggggctctgccccttagaccccgctcccaggaacgctgcccccggacccccgttcgttcaggggcttcgcccctaaatgacagtgtactttgaaacttgatcaaacttaaacaagtgtgtactccacaccttccttacttgtttaatatttatcaagatcatttttGGTCAACACAAAGTAATCTCATTACAgttaaataacattgatgatcAAAAATCACCAACAAAGAAGAGTCTTCAAGTTTCCTAATCAACAAATAAGAAACCATTGTGGTTGGTGGTCACAAGGAAATTTCGTTAAACaatatattaatttcattaataaaacACATACAAACACACATGTGTAAGACATACACAACACTATGACGACGGACATTGATAATAAACTTTTGGATTCTATTTGATCTTCATTTTCATCCCAAATAGAGCTAATTAAAGTTTGAATGCAAGCTttttaaaaattgtttattttcatcatataagatgttattttaaaaaaaatactaatcAGAAAACTAAAAACAATATCACGAATATGCATGATGATTCAAATTCATAATAAAAAGGCCAATGCTTAAACTTTAAAGATGATAATTCATGATGCTACCACCAAGAGTAAtctttttttggctattttggaACCATTCTTCAATCTCCATGAACTTCAAATATTAACTGGTTGTTCATGCCGGAAAGCAAGGCAACTATTTGTCAAAGTGTGAGCATTGGTAATAGCACAACTCAATTCAAAGTGACATATTAACCcatttatgagaaaaaaaaaatcaagttattTTCAACTAATGTGCAAATTTAGTGCACAAATtacaaatttatataaaaacaaaagcaattatgaaaaaaaaaaacaaaaaaaaaaacaaaacaaattttaCTACTTTCTTTGTCGAAAGAACAAAGCAGTACGTCAAAGAGTTAGTGTGCATTATGTTGTCGGAATAAATGGTTCCGTATAACATGATTTTGACTTCCCGATATTTCCGTGCATCAAAACCCACAAACAAAAGGAATGGAGAAAAGGTTAAAGAGTGTTCAAGATATTGCATGAAACTCCAAAATGAAACATGATTTTGACTTCCCAATAATTGAAGCTAAGCACTTAGAATTATGAGTGTAATACGTATCTTCAAATCTTATAGAAGAATGAATATTGAAATTGATGCCACAAATTAAATGCACGTAGGATGCAAGAAATTGAATATAGACGAATGTTCAAATCACAAAATTACAAAGGAATATAATAGCGGAGTAATTGGGTCatcagtttaatttttttttaaaagattatGTTTGCTGATTTATTGCCTGATATTTTGCTAATTTATTGGAATAATAGAATAGTTTCCAATTTAAAATTGGTTTCAATAATGTTTTTGGATGAAAAAATAAGCGGGGAATAAAATCAATGGCTTAGTAGAAGATCACATGTGGCATGAGATTGTGCTTAAAAGGTTGACATGTGGGTGGTTTAAGAGTCTATGTGGATGGTTTAAGAGTCTTTTATTAGGAATAGATTTGGATGGATACTAATTAGGTTATATTTTTAAatcttatattattattatataaagtaTATTAGTCATATCTTAAATTTTAAGAAGTATAAGATATAAAGTTTTTTTTACAAatcaattataaataaataaattattaatactTGTCAAAAATTTAATAACTTAAATTAAGAAAGGGTATTAACAAATTTAATTTGGAACACATATTAAATCTATgtatataaattaatttgaatTTCTTAACCTGGACAGTGATATTCGTTAACTAAATCAAAtgtataaacaaacaatatagaTATAAAgtttaaacataaatattttatttattaaaaatggtaattttttattaaaatctaataattatttttccgTAATAAAACTATTCGACAAAAAAACTATTTATCGTCGTCGTTTTACACAGGCACACATCTATTTTACTATAGTACAATTATCAAGTTAATGTAAAAAAAGAGTGTTTTAATCACATAAAAATATAGAAATAACACAAAATGTAACAATGTCCACTCTACaggaaaaagcatgtaaaatataattatatcTAAGTTTAAAataagacaaaattacataaatggtcctcttTTAGGTTTGTAAGTTTCGTTCCTAACCGTTTTCGTTTTCTGTAACACAAATGGTTCCTATAGTTTCAAAATATTGTGTCATTGGTCTCTGACGCACATAAAATCACTTTTAtacttttttttgttatatttaatatattcttttaagtaattttaatataaaaacatCTCCCACCCACCCCACACCATGTCTCCAAGGCTCCAAAATGCAAATCAGAAGACACCATCGTCGATTTGGAATCTAAAAGTGTTGGTTGCCTTCCTACGACAACCACGCGTCCTTCCTCCAACGGACAACCCATCTGTCATCCACTCAACCTTACCCTTTTTTCCCATTATGGAACTATCCTCTTCCTTTTCTCATTCACCGATGTCTCATCTTCCACAGATAATACTATTCGTCTCCTCTTCTTTTATTCTCATCAGTTCCTATTGTAAACCAACATCATTGCTAGTTTAGTGTAACGTTctaaaatttaaaaccaaaaatttcatttttataataataaaatcatCATCCAAAACgtgttcataaaaccataaaaaatCATAGTGTGTCAATAATCATTAAAATACATCAAGTCAACAAAATGTGGAACAacatggtgtgtgtgtgtgatacgaTCATCCATAGCCCTTCCACTTcgatccggaagtacctgaaacttacactgaaaatcgtaagcacaaagcttagtgatttcctcaAAATACCTCACACCatatatatcaaacatacaatgggTCATGCCCAACAACCATCGGGCCTCGTCGGCATCGAGCCCTGCTCGGAACAGATCTATCATAACATGAGATGGGCCCCGCCCATCACATTCATCAGGCCCTGCCGAAattcatacaaacacataaacacatgcaataatcactaagataaatagcatacaatacaccCATCAGGCCTCGCTTGGCATCGGACTACACTcggtatacatatcacataatacacatgcaagagtcacacaaacaACTAGCATCTTAAACATAATAAATCAtgggccgaaattggtgccttcgacctgtcaagcacagtgaggagactcacctcagactGCTGAAAATCAATTAAATGCTTGGACTGCTGATCTGGAAAATCCCCGTGCTAATCATTCACATAACACCCCAATTAATAGTTGGGCCATAAAACATAACTAGGAATCTAATTTATTTGTCCA
This window encodes:
- the LOC111886577 gene encoding uncharacterized protein LOC111886577, producing the protein MAPSSTPHRHPSNRPTIRTSVSWLLLSLFFVYILYYSTVLFEPAPTATNSGNHFSTTENLNSNTTTSESVLRFDTELKHIAFGIAASSRLWRSRKEYLKLWWRRGETRGVVWLDKRVKTTENENLPDIHISGDTSKFPYTNPDGFRSAIRISRVVSETLRLGMENVRWFVMGDDDTVFVVENLVRILSKYDHNQFYYIGTTSESHFQNILFSYGMAYGGGGFAISYPLAVELEKMQDRCLQRYPGYYGSDDRMHACMAELNIPLTKEPGFHQYDVHGNLLGLLSAHPVTPLVSLHHLDFVDPIFPGMPRPLGIKHLLESAKFDSASVIQQSICYEKKREWSILVSWGFAVQIVRGILSPRELETPTRTFLNWHKKLDYTAYAFNTRPFARNPCQKPFVYYMSSTRYDKERGRIIGIYTLHKERYPFCKWKMESPETIDTIVVLKKEDSLRWTRAPRKDCCRVLPANKKGILYLWVGNCHENEVVEL